Genomic window (Candidatus Megaera polyxenophila):
GTTTTAGAGAAAGCAAGGAAAGCTGGCAAGGATTATTACTCGACATAAAAAGCAGAGGTCTGATACACTCTCCTGCCTTAGCTGTTGGAGATGGAGCACTTGGTTTTTGGGGAGCTCTGACAGAAGAATATCCTACTACGGTACATCAGCGCTGTTGGGTACATAAGACTTCTAATATTTTGAATAAGTTACCAAAATCTCAGCAAGCTAAAGCCAAGCAAATGATACATAATATTTATATGGCTAGTTCTAGAGAAGAAGCTGAATCCAGTTGGAAAAAATTTATCTTGGCTTATTCTGCTAAATATCCTAAGGCTACAGAATGCTTATTGAAAAATGAAAAAGAGTTATTAGCTTTTTACGATTTTCCAGGGGAGCACTGGATACATTTGCGGACAACTATAATGGTACCCAAAAACTGGACTGCTAAAAATGCAAAATGAGATATAATTTCACAACAAGGGAATGGAAATTATATGTCTAAAAAAGCGAAGCAATATAGTGCGACGGAAAAAACAAAAATTGTTATAGAAGCAATAAAAGCTGAAATGACAATAGCACAAATAAGCAGTAAGTACGGGGTTCATGCAACTCAAATACAAGCATGGAAAAAAAGAGGTATAGAAAATTTAGTTAGTGGTTTTCAAGTTAAGCCGGCAACAAAAGATCCAGACAATCAAGATTTGATAAAACAATTATATGAACAAATAGGACAGTTAAGCGTTGAGCGTGACTGGCTGAAAAAAAAATCTACATTGTTTGGACTTGGAAACTAGGAAAAGTATGATTGATAATAATTGTAGAAATCTAAGCATTGCTAGGCAATGCGATCTACTTTTAATTAATAAATCTACTTATTATTACAAGGCAAAAGGAATAACTACAAGAGACTTAGAAATAATGAAAGTAATTGATGAAATCTACACAGAGCATCCGTATTTCGGGGCCAGAAGAATGTCCAGGCATCTTGTACCGTTTGGAATTGTTATCGGTCGCAAAGCGGTAAGTCGTTATTACGGAATAATGGCAATAGAAGCCATTTATCCTAAAATGAATTTAAGCAAGCGCAACCAAGCTCATAAGGTATATCCTTATCTTTTAAAAGGCGTTGAAATTACTAAGACAAATCAGGTATGGAGCACCGATATAACTTATATTAGAATGGCACAAGGATTTGTATATCTAGTAGCCATTATTGATTGGTTTAGCCGTTATATTCTGAGCTGGAAGGTTTCAATTAGCTTAGAAAGTGATTTTTGCATCGACGCACTAGAAGAAGCCCTAGAAAAGCACGGTCAACCTGAGGTTTTTAATACCGATCAAGGTTCTCAATTTACGTCAAAAAATTTCATCCACGAACTTGTTAAACGTGAAATCAAGATTAGCATGGACGGTAAAGGTAGGGCTTTAGATAATGTATTTATTGAAAGATTTTGGCGTTCATTAAAACAAGAAAAAATATATTTGATAATTTTAAATACTGTCAAGGAGGTAAAAAATGCTATAACAGATTACATAACTTTTTATAATAGTAAAAGGATGCACCAATCCTTGGAATATTTAACTCCAGAACAGGTGTATTTAACAAAAATTATTGGCTAAAATTATAACGCAAATTATATCTCATAATTTCTGATTTTTAGTCTAGACAAATTGGGCCACCTTAAACTAATCCTATTGAATCTACCTTTGCTACGGTTAAGCATAGAACTAGAAAATCTAGGAATTGTTTTTCGAGAAATACTATTATTGCTGCTACCTATAAATTATTCCTTGAAGCAGAAAAAAGGTGGAAACCTTTACGAGGTAAAAACCGCATTGCCCAAGTTATTAATATGGAAAAATTTATAGATGGAATTCATGTAAGTGAAATTAGTAACGATAACTTAAATGAGAAAAAATATGTTGCCTAATTTTTTTCATACACAACATTTGACAATAACTCCTTGATGATGTAAGTGCTGCCAGTTATCTGCGATATTTTCTGAAAAGAATCTTGTATATACAACTAAACTTATTATTGCACCGAGTGTGAACCACAATAAATATTTGGTGTATCTGCATTTCATATATATTACCTTTAAATGTTTTATTTATTGTTCAATAAGAGCCGCTTATAACATATATTGTAAAGTTATTATTAGCTTAATGCAATTGTTCTATAGCTTTTCTGGCTTGCTGCATTAATACTCCAATGGAGCATTAATGTCCCGTAATTTATTGAAGTGTAATATATAGATTATGGCTAATTAAAATATGAAAATAAAAAGATTTTATAGCCGGAATATCCTGTTTATTAACTTTAATACTTTTGATAAGTTTGCGTTTATGTTATCCATAAGAGCTTAAATATTTAATCTTCCGCTACTATACTAACCTTATATCGATTGCTGATAATTTACCTTGGTGAGACTCTGTGTTATA
Coding sequences:
- a CDS encoding transposase — translated: MSKKAKQYSATEKTKIVIEAIKAEMTIAQISSKYGVHATQIQAWKKRGIENLVSGFQVKPATKDPDNQDLIKQLYEQIGQLSVERDWLKKKSTLFGLGN
- a CDS encoding integrase, with amino-acid sequence MIDNNCRNLSIARQCDLLLINKSTYYYKAKGITTRDLEIMKVIDEIYTEHPYFGARRMSRHLVPFGIVIGRKAVSRYYGIMAIEAIYPKMNLSKRNQAHKVYPYLLKGVEITKTNQVWSTDITYIRMAQGFVYLVAIIDWFSRYILSWKVSISLESDFCIDALEEALEKHGQPEVFNTDQGSQFTSKNFIHELVKREIKISMDGKGRALDNVFIERFWRSLKQEKIYLIILNTVKEVKNAITDYITFYNSKRMHQSLEYLTPEQVYLTKIIG